In the genome of Trichomycterus rosablanca isolate fTriRos1 chromosome 24, fTriRos1.hap1, whole genome shotgun sequence, one region contains:
- the LOC134301906 gene encoding rho-related GTP-binding protein RhoA-B-like produces MAAIRKKLVIVGDGACGKTCLLIVFSKDQFPEVYVPTVFENYVADIEVDSKQVELALWDTAGQEDYDRLRPLSYPDTDVILMCFSIDSPDSLENIPEKWTPEVKHFCPNVPIILVGNKKDLRNDEHTRRELAKMKQEPVKAEEGRDMANRIYAFGYMECSAKTKDGVREVFEMATRAALQARKGKKGSKCLLL; encoded by the exons ATGGCAGCCATCCGTAAGAAGCTGGTGATCGTCGGCGATGGTGCATGCGGTAAAACGTGTCTCCTCATCGTCTTCAGTAAGGACCAGTTCCCCGAGGTGTACGTCCCCACCGTCTTCGAAAACTACGTGGCCGACATCGAAGTGGACAGCAAACAG gTGGAGCTGGCGCTGTGGGACACGGCCGGGCAGGAGGATTACGACCGCCTGCGCCCCCTCTCTTACCCCGACACCGACGTCATACTCATGTGCTTCTCCATCGACAGTCCTGACAGCCtcg AGAACATCCCGGAGAAATGGACCCCCGAGGTGAAACACTTCTGCCCCAACGTCCCCATCATCCTGGTGGGTAACAAGAAGGATCTGCGTAACGATGAGCACACCCGCCGCGAACTGGCCAAGATGAAGCAG GAGCCGGTGAAGGCGGAGGAGGGGCGCGACATGGCCAACCGGATCTACGCCTTCGGCTACATGGAGTGTTCGGCCAAGACGAAGGACGGTGTGAGGGAGGTGTTCGAGATGGCCACCAGGGCGGCGCTGCAGGCCCGAAAAGGCAAAAAAGGCTCCAAATGCCTCCTACTGTAA
- the LOC134301905 gene encoding transmembrane protein 43 — protein sequence MSAPFSGVEGPDRHTRINTTSSPGFLERLGETMGGMAVGVALFFLSFYLLFTNEGRAIRTANSLDEGLSQVVPLHPDAYINPQNNGLLVHLSAKLRTAQPLYDPNYKVAVHAVKLKRNVEMYQWVEYQETRDYKEDGETKSETTYTYNTEWKSEVVNSRNFDQEIGHINPIAMAVESVTVVAPEVWVGSFFLSTGLIDQINSFQTLSLGGLPVTDPFLTVYEDHFYHTADPRRPEVGDVRVSFSYAGLSGEGFYPGPAQAASVVAMQREDQLMPFKAKSGDTLEILYLEDLTAEEVFAREHQHNVMKTWALRAAGWLLMYIGINLTMRIFYTLVDWVPVLRELVSAGVKLFALCVSCSLSLLTISVGWLFYRPLVAGLIAALALLPVVVTRARKAEKKRQ from the exons ATGTCTGCACCG TTCTCGGGAGTGGAAGGTCCGGATCGACACACCCGTATTAACACGACAAGCTCTCCGGGATTCCTGGAGCGTTTGGGAGAAACGATGGGTGGGATGGCGGTGGGTGTGGCACTCTTCTTCCTCTCCTTCTACCTGCTCTTCACCAATGAG GGCAGAGCGATCCGCACCGCTAACTCTCTGGACGAGGGTCTTTCTCAGGTCGTGCCCCTTCACCCGGACGCCTACATCAACCCCCAGAACAACGGGCTCCTGGTTCACCTGTCAGCCAAGCTGCGCACCGCTCAG CCTCTGTATGATCCGAACTATAAGGTGGCGGTACACGCGGTGAAGTTGAAGAGGAACGTGGAGATGTACCAGTGGGTGGAGTACCAGGAGACACG GGACTATAAAGAGGACGGTGAAACCAAGAGTGAGACCACGTACACGTACA acaccgAGTGGAAGTCGGAGGTGGTGAACAGCAGGAACTTCGATCAGGAGATCGGCCACATCAATCCCAT TGCGATGGCGGTGGAAAGCGTGACGGTCGTGGCTCCTGAGGTTTGGGTCGGTAGCTTCTTCCTCTCCAcag GTTTGATTGATCAGATCAATAGTTTCCAGACTCTGAGTTTGGGGGGACTTCCTGTCACTGACCCCTTTCTCACCGTGTATGAGGATCACTTCTACCACACGGCTGACCCTCGCAGAccagag gtaggaGACGTGCGGGTCAGTTTCTCCTACGCCGGCCTCAGTGGTGAAGGTTTTTACCCTGGACCAGCACAAGCA gcaagTGTGGTGGCCATGCAGCGTGAAGATCAGCTGATGCCGTTCAAGGCTAAATCAGGAGACACACTGGAGATCCTCTACCTGGAAGATCTCACTGCTGAG gagGTGTTTGCTCGTGAACATCAGCACAACGTGATGAAGACGTGGGCGCTGAGGGCGGCCGGCTGGCTCCTCATGTACATCGGGATCAACCTGACAATGCGCATCTTCTACACTctcg tggacTGGGTGCCTGTGCTGAGAGAGCTGGTATCTGCAGGGGTGAAGCTCTTCGCCCTGTGTGTATCCTGCTCCCTCTCTCTCCTCACCATCTCAGTGGGCTGGCTGTTCTACCGCCCCCTGGTGGCCGGATTGATCGCCGCGCTCGCCCTGCTGCCCGTCGTCGTCACCCGCGCTCGCAAAGCCGAGAAAAAACGCCAGTGA